From Sphingomonas sp. PAMC26645:
CCTGCGCAACAGTCGCTACCACTGTAGCCGGCACCGGGACGGAGACAGCGCCCGCCGTGGCGGCTGCGATCATCTGCGGCGTCGGCGGCGCAATCGGTTGTACGGACATATGCGGCCCAGGTACCGGTTCGCCGCCAGCATAAAGCTGGTTAAACGCGGCCGAAGTACCCCAATACCCCTTCCACCGATGGAAGAAATGCGCGCCGACGACGTCGGTCATCACCATGCTCCGGTTCCACGCAGGCGTCACGGCATAGGTATGATAGTGCGTCGCCAACCCGACCGGCGCGTAGACATAGCCGGCCAACGCCGTGCCGGCCGCGCGCGCGGCGCGGACCCACGCGCCACGCGCCGGCACGCGCGTCATCGCGCCGTCGCAGGCGAAGCTGAACTGGCAGCCGGCATGTTCCGAGCCCTGATACACCACCCCGCACACCGTTCCCGGGAAGGCAGGATGCCGGGCGCGGTTGAGGATGACCTGTGCGACCGCCTGCTGGCCGGCATCGGGCTCGGATGCGGCTTCGTAATAGATCGCCGCGGTGAGGCATTGCAGCGCGCGGTTGCGGTCCAGTGCCGATGCGCTCGTCATCGAGAAGGGCCGTGCGGGAACAATGCCCGCGTCGAGCATTGCACCGGCCGGGATCGGCAGGTCGGGCAGGTCGATGGTTCCCGTGACACCAGCAGCAGGGGCGGCGATTTCCTGCTCGGCCAGCGTAGGGGCAGGGGATGAAACCTTTATCGAAGACGCGGCACTCGCGCGGTCTTTCGCTGCTTCACGCGCCGACATCGCTCGGAGCGCGGCATGCGCAGAGATTCCGGCACCTATGATCAACAACGTGACGACCATCGCCGCCCAGATGCGTTTCATCAACCGAACCGTCTGCAACCTAACGCGCAATCGCTTTCCTCGTACTTGCCTGTCGTGCCGGGCATAGCCGATCTGGACAGACCGATCGCGCACGGATTCAGCGCGTCCCACCGCGGGACGAACTGGATCCGTAGCAGCAATCGCTTACCGTAAGGTTGCGGTGTCGAGCTTCAGCGCGGCTTCGGGGATGACCTCGACGTTCGGATAGGCTTTGCGCAGCGGTTCGATGAACTGCTTGGCGTCACCGACCACGACAATGCTCGCCGCCTTCGGATCGAGCAGCGCGACGGCCGCCGCCTGCACGGCCGCCGGATCGACCGCGCCGACCGCACCGGTATAGCGTTGCAGTTCGCCGAGCGGCACGCCGTTCTGGACATACGCGCCGAGGATACCGGCAACGCCCGACGTCGTCTCGATCCCGCGCCCGAAATTGCCGACGAGCACGGCCTTGCGCGTGTCGAGTTCCGCGGCGGGCACGGGGGACGTCCCCATCCGCGTCATCTCGGCCGCGATCAGCGTGACGACTTCGGCAGCGGTCGGGTTCTTGGTCTGAGTCCGCGCCGCGACCGTGCCCTGCGTCTTCCCCGCGTCGAGCCCGCTACCCGCGCCGTACGCAAGTCCGCGCTTGA
This genomic window contains:
- a CDS encoding cell wall hydrolase, with protein sequence MKRIWAAMVVTLLIIGAGISAHAALRAMSAREAAKDRASAASSIKVSSPAPTLAEQEIAAPAAGVTGTIDLPDLPIPAGAMLDAGIVPARPFSMTSASALDRNRALQCLTAAIYYEAASEPDAGQQAVAQVILNRARHPAFPGTVCGVVYQGSEHAGCQFSFACDGAMTRVPARGAWVRAARAAGTALAGYVYAPVGLATHYHTYAVTPAWNRSMVMTDVVGAHFFHRWKGYWGTSAAFNQLYAGGEPVPGPHMSVQPIAPPTPQMIAAATAGAVSVPVPATVVATVAQAKPANPAPAIPAASDMPPPESQILDRWKDTGKPLK